A single Trichocoleus sp. FACHB-46 DNA region contains:
- a CDS encoding TIGR02391 family protein → MKTLQTGPEAIQAAERLDVALHHRLEHVKSQFLLGQYELAAFAAMREVEIRVRELSDSESSLIGVKLMRKSFGEGGKLADPELDPGERVGIMELFAGAIGTFKNPPSHRQVNYADPTEASEVVLLADLLMRLLDRTAARVA, encoded by the coding sequence ATGAAAACTTTGCAAACAGGGCCTGAAGCAATCCAAGCTGCTGAGCGTCTGGATGTGGCACTACATCATCGCCTTGAGCACGTAAAGTCACAGTTTTTACTCGGACAATATGAGCTAGCAGCATTTGCAGCGATGCGAGAAGTAGAAATTCGAGTTCGAGAGCTCTCTGATTCTGAATCGTCTCTGATTGGTGTGAAGCTCATGCGAAAGTCTTTCGGGGAGGGTGGAAAACTAGCCGATCCAGAGCTAGATCCAGGGGAACGAGTTGGCATTATGGAGCTATTTGCTGGAGCTATAGGTACTTTCAAAAACCCTCCCAGTCACAGGCAAGTTAACTATGCTGACCCTACAGAGGCCTCGGAGGTTGTTCTGCTCGCAGACCTTCTAATGAGACTATTGGATCGCACTGCGGCACGAGTCGCCTGA
- a CDS encoding tetratricopeptide repeat protein: MRLTQVSAIALTLVFSLLPVHLPGWSSSVAIAEGKPPKIDRRERAMLLISKAEWVYSARFPEASLPLYEQGFRLLQEVGDRTQEADVLMELANRIRFRGRLQAALPYYQRVLALHQKGIVVAAPQRLPHRGKASAIAIGDIYQAARQFDQALSAYEQALAFKHEIEGEWTDANIVTKMGTVHHLAGRPERAIAAYQQAQSLYRRTGDNLPGVFFQKTKLLNRVGLVHQSQGQPKLALAAYQQGLAALKNKRGEPERIVDRVLTLENIRDLHQAQGEKAQVAAYTQQAKEALSEPLPALDVGGTDHFRRAEVLATIGSFYLEAGQLKRAKHYYDRAVAIARESPFTPAEDNILSRIRTDYRQLGRLEQTLSVQQRQMEISRSKGQSINIAASLRFLGETYQQLQQWQAALSAYQQALSTLQSSQKSNREPLTIALLRFRIGTVYQAQGQPEQALTAYQQALALYQEFRFPEGQVQVLQQIGKLYEAQGKVELAQQHYQQAETLLNQLLSFFRT, from the coding sequence ATGCGTCTTACCCAAGTTTCAGCGATCGCCCTCACGCTTGTCTTTTCTCTTCTACCCGTTCACTTGCCTGGATGGTCGAGTTCGGTAGCAATTGCCGAGGGCAAACCCCCTAAAATCGATCGCCGAGAACGAGCAATGCTACTGATCTCTAAAGCAGAGTGGGTATATTCGGCCAGGTTTCCAGAAGCCAGTCTGCCTCTTTACGAGCAGGGATTTCGACTCCTGCAGGAAGTAGGCGATCGCACTCAAGAAGCCGATGTTTTGATGGAGCTTGCAAATAGGATTCGCTTCAGAGGACGGCTTCAAGCAGCGCTGCCCTACTATCAAAGAGTTTTGGCACTTCATCAGAAAGGCATTGTGGTTGCCGCTCCGCAGCGTTTGCCGCATCGAGGGAAAGCATCTGCCATTGCGATCGGCGACATTTATCAGGCAGCAAGACAGTTTGACCAGGCGTTATCTGCCTATGAACAGGCATTAGCCTTCAAACACGAGATCGAGGGGGAATGGACGGATGCTAACATCGTCACCAAGATGGGGACAGTTCACCATCTAGCTGGACGACCAGAACGAGCGATCGCGGCTTATCAGCAAGCCCAATCTCTATATCGGCGGACGGGAGACAACTTACCGGGTGTCTTCTTTCAAAAAACCAAACTGCTCAATCGCGTCGGATTGGTGCATCAATCACAAGGACAGCCCAAGTTAGCGTTAGCCGCTTATCAGCAAGGGTTAGCGGCTCTGAAAAACAAACGCGGAGAGCCTGAAAGAATTGTCGATCGAGTTTTGACGCTAGAAAATATCCGCGATCTTCATCAGGCACAGGGAGAGAAGGCACAGGTTGCTGCCTATACACAACAAGCAAAAGAGGCGCTATCAGAACCGCTGCCAGCCCTGGATGTGGGTGGAACCGATCACTTTCGACGAGCGGAGGTGTTGGCAACCATTGGTAGCTTTTACCTGGAAGCGGGACAGCTTAAGCGTGCCAAGCACTACTATGATCGGGCAGTGGCGATCGCCCGTGAATCCCCCTTTACGCCTGCCGAAGATAACATCCTGAGCAGGATTAGAACCGATTATCGGCAGCTAGGGCGGCTGGAACAAACTCTATCTGTGCAACAGCGACAAATGGAGATTTCTCGATCCAAGGGACAGTCGATTAACATTGCTGCATCGCTACGGTTCTTGGGGGAGACGTATCAGCAATTGCAACAATGGCAAGCTGCCCTGTCAGCCTATCAGCAGGCATTGTCCACCCTTCAGTCCAGCCAAAAGTCTAACCGCGAGCCTCTCACAATTGCTCTGTTACGCTTTCGAATTGGCACGGTTTATCAGGCACAGGGGCAACCTGAACAGGCTTTAACTGCCTATCAGCAGGCGTTAGCACTTTATCAAGAATTTCGGTTTCCTGAAGGACAAGTGCAGGTGCTTCAGCAAATCGGCAAACTTTACGAAGCTCAAGGTAAGGTTGAACTTGCACAACAGCATTATCAGCAAGCAGAAACGCTCCTCAATCAGCTTCTTTCATTTTTTCGAACATAG
- a CDS encoding FAD-binding oxidoreductase encodes MTTTPVNTMNLDALIAELVGLEIITDPTQVAKLSQDYYNFSPVLQPQLAGKKGDLVVRAAGEAEVLRVAAACVKFRVPLTVRGAGTGNYGQCVPLNGGVILDLSSMQAIRWVKPGLACVEPGVKLANLDKKTREIGWEIRMAPSTYRTATIGGFIAGGSGGIGSITYGQLRDRGNLLAVRVVTMEDEPRVIELRGDEVQKVNHAYGVNGIITELEIPLGPAYPWAEWVVSFPDFMTAARFGQTLADSDGIIKKLISIHAWPVPTYFAALRSCIPEGSHCALLMVAESCLESLADLVKEYGGTVCQQKTAQEASHGMPLGEFSWNHTTLHARSVDPSLTYLQTLFPDDKNLKLVEHIYHHFADELMMHLEFFRVGGVARPAALQLVRYTTEARLNEIIAYHEAQGAFIFNPHTYILEDGGMKTINVEQLKFKEMVDPYGLLNPGKMRAWLER; translated from the coding sequence GATGAACCTCGATGCCCTGATTGCGGAACTGGTAGGGTTAGAAATCATCACTGACCCAACGCAGGTCGCGAAGCTGTCACAGGACTACTACAACTTCAGCCCAGTGCTACAGCCGCAATTAGCGGGCAAAAAGGGCGATTTAGTCGTGCGGGCGGCGGGTGAGGCAGAAGTGTTGCGCGTGGCCGCAGCTTGTGTCAAGTTCCGAGTTCCCTTAACGGTACGGGGAGCGGGAACTGGCAACTACGGGCAGTGTGTTCCTCTCAATGGTGGGGTGATTCTAGATTTGAGTTCGATGCAAGCGATTCGTTGGGTCAAACCGGGATTGGCTTGTGTAGAACCAGGGGTGAAGCTAGCCAACCTTGACAAGAAAACGCGAGAAATCGGTTGGGAGATTCGCATGGCTCCCTCCACCTACCGCACCGCTACCATTGGCGGGTTTATTGCAGGAGGTAGTGGTGGTATTGGCTCAATTACCTATGGGCAACTGCGCGATCGCGGCAATCTCCTGGCAGTGCGGGTCGTGACAATGGAAGATGAACCCCGTGTGATCGAGCTACGGGGCGATGAGGTGCAGAAGGTAAACCATGCCTATGGCGTGAATGGCATTATCACCGAATTGGAGATTCCTCTGGGGCCTGCTTATCCTTGGGCCGAGTGGGTTGTCAGTTTTCCTGACTTCATGACGGCGGCTCGCTTTGGGCAAACCTTGGCAGACTCCGATGGCATCATCAAGAAACTAATTAGTATCCACGCTTGGCCAGTTCCTACCTACTTTGCAGCGCTCCGTTCCTGCATCCCAGAAGGCTCTCACTGTGCGTTGCTAATGGTGGCGGAGTCCTGCTTGGAATCTCTAGCAGATTTAGTTAAAGAATATGGCGGTACTGTTTGCCAGCAAAAAACAGCCCAGGAAGCCAGTCACGGCATGCCCTTGGGAGAGTTTTCCTGGAATCACACCACACTCCATGCCCGCAGTGTTGATCCTTCTCTTACCTATTTACAAACTCTCTTTCCAGATGACAAAAACCTCAAATTAGTAGAGCACATCTATCATCATTTCGCTGATGAGTTGATGATGCACCTGGAATTCTTCCGCGTCGGTGGCGTGGCCCGTCCTGCCGCTCTCCAGTTGGTGCGCTACACCACAGAAGCTCGCCTCAACGAGATTATTGCCTACCACGAAGCGCAGGGAGCCTTTATTTTCAATCCCCATACTTACATCCTGGAAGATGGAGGCATGAAGACGATTAACGTAGAGCAACTAAAGTTTAAGGAGATGGTAGACCCCTACGGCTTGCTCAATCCAGGTAAGATGCGAGCTTGGCTAGAACGCTAA